One genomic window of Mycteria americana isolate JAX WOST 10 ecotype Jacksonville Zoo and Gardens chromosome 6, USCA_MyAme_1.0, whole genome shotgun sequence includes the following:
- the CASP7 gene encoding caspase-7 isoform X2, producing MDYKKVGKCIIINNKNFEDKTGMGTRNGTDKDAGDLAKSFRNLGFEVYTYNDRSRDDMEKLLKQAAEENHSDAACFACILLSHGEEGLIYGTDGPMAIKSLTALFRGDKCKSLIGKPKLFFIQACRGSEFDEGIQTDSGPANDTLETDANPRYKIPVEADFLFAYSTVPGYYSWRNPGRGSWFVQSLCSVLNEHGKQLEIMQILTRVNYVVATNFESQSDDPRFSEKKQIPCVVSMLTKELYF from the exons ATGGACTACAAGAAAGTCGGCAAATGTATTAttataaacaacaaaaattttGAAGACAAAACAG GAATGGGTACACGCAATGGCACTGATAAAGATGCTGGAGATCTAGCTAAGAGTTTTAGAAACTTAGGGTTTGAGGTTTACACATACAATGACCGAAGCCGTGATGATATGGAGAAATTACTGAAGCAAG CTGCTGAGGAGAATCACAGTGATGCCGCTTGTTTTGCCTGTATCCTTCTAAGCCATGGGGAAGAAGGCCTCATCTATGGCACTGATGGACCCATGGCTATCAAGAGTTTGACTGCGCTATTCAGAGGAGACAAGTGTAAAAGCCTTATAGgcaaacccaaattatttttcattcag GCATGCAGAGGTTCTGAATTTGATGAAGGTATACAAACTGACTCTGGACCTGCAAATGACACTCTGGAAACAGATGCCAATCCAAGATACAAAATCCCAGTAGAAGcagattttctgtttgcatattcCACAGTGCCAG GTTATTACTCCTGGAGGAATCCTGGAAGAGGCTCCTGGTTTGTGCAATCTCTGTGCTCTGTGCTAAATGAGCATGGAAAACAACTTGAGATCATGCAGATCCTCACACGGGTCAACTATGTGGTTGCCACAAATTTTGAATCACAATCTGATGATCCACGCTTCAGTGAGAAGAAGCAGATTCCCTGCGTGGTCTCTATGCTCACTAAGGAACTTTACTtctga
- the CASP7 gene encoding caspase-7 isoform X1: protein MSGDQHVDRSTQERGTEDSNDVFDAKPDRSSRFSLFGKKKKNGEEEQPKSSLSNQYRIVTPTFQYNMDYKKVGKCIIINNKNFEDKTGMGTRNGTDKDAGDLAKSFRNLGFEVYTYNDRSRDDMEKLLKQAAEENHSDAACFACILLSHGEEGLIYGTDGPMAIKSLTALFRGDKCKSLIGKPKLFFIQACRGSEFDEGIQTDSGPANDTLETDANPRYKIPVEADFLFAYSTVPGYYSWRNPGRGSWFVQSLCSVLNEHGKQLEIMQILTRVNYVVATNFESQSDDPRFSEKKQIPCVVSMLTKELYF, encoded by the exons ATGTCAGGAGATCAGCATGTTGATCGCTCTACTCAAGAGAGAGGTACTGAAGATAGCAATGATGTATTTGATGCAAAGCCAGACAGAAGTAGCAGATTCTCACTTTTTGGAAA aaaaaagaagaatggagaAGAAGAACAGCCAAAGTCCTCTCTCAGTAATCAGTACCGAATTGTTACACCCACATTCCAGTATAATATGGACTACAAGAAAGTCGGCAAATGTATTAttataaacaacaaaaattttGAAGACAAAACAG GAATGGGTACACGCAATGGCACTGATAAAGATGCTGGAGATCTAGCTAAGAGTTTTAGAAACTTAGGGTTTGAGGTTTACACATACAATGACCGAAGCCGTGATGATATGGAGAAATTACTGAAGCAAG CTGCTGAGGAGAATCACAGTGATGCCGCTTGTTTTGCCTGTATCCTTCTAAGCCATGGGGAAGAAGGCCTCATCTATGGCACTGATGGACCCATGGCTATCAAGAGTTTGACTGCGCTATTCAGAGGAGACAAGTGTAAAAGCCTTATAGgcaaacccaaattatttttcattcag GCATGCAGAGGTTCTGAATTTGATGAAGGTATACAAACTGACTCTGGACCTGCAAATGACACTCTGGAAACAGATGCCAATCCAAGATACAAAATCCCAGTAGAAGcagattttctgtttgcatattcCACAGTGCCAG GTTATTACTCCTGGAGGAATCCTGGAAGAGGCTCCTGGTTTGTGCAATCTCTGTGCTCTGTGCTAAATGAGCATGGAAAACAACTTGAGATCATGCAGATCCTCACACGGGTCAACTATGTGGTTGCCACAAATTTTGAATCACAATCTGATGATCCACGCTTCAGTGAGAAGAAGCAGATTCCCTGCGTGGTCTCTATGCTCACTAAGGAACTTTACTtctga